The Opitutaceae bacterium genome has a window encoding:
- a CDS encoding NUDIX domain-containing protein codes for MIRRRKSSIIVSIPGEQVRIAAREAIGALARSDSSVISCLMFLTEQARFCPKCGSEDLDLKDRKLLDCRSCGLHFYLNSASAVAGYILDGTDRLLLVRRARDPGKGMLSPPGGFLDFGETGEEAVVREIREETGLDVTIAGYLGSFPNLYVYRGITYPTLDLFFLCRVASFDGAVALEEVESVVVVPWQNVKREEIAFESMRRAFDQLKSELS; via the coding sequence ATGATTCGCCGTCGGAAATCGAGCATCATTGTCAGCATCCCGGGCGAACAGGTTCGAATCGCGGCCCGGGAGGCGATCGGAGCGCTCGCCAGAAGCGATTCTTCCGTCATAAGTTGCCTCATGTTCCTCACTGAGCAGGCCCGGTTCTGTCCCAAATGCGGTTCGGAGGACCTTGATCTCAAGGACCGGAAATTGCTCGATTGCCGGTCTTGCGGATTGCACTTCTATCTCAATTCGGCTTCGGCCGTGGCCGGGTACATCCTTGATGGGACGGACCGCCTCTTGCTGGTGCGGCGGGCCCGGGATCCGGGCAAGGGCATGCTGTCGCCGCCCGGCGGTTTCCTGGATTTCGGGGAAACCGGTGAAGAGGCGGTGGTGCGGGAGATTCGGGAGGAGACAGGCCTGGATGTCACGATCGCGGGTTATCTGGGTTCCTTTCCCAATCTCTATGTCTACCGCGGAATCACCTACCCGACCCTCGATCTCTTCTTTCTCTGCCGGGTAGCCTCCTTTGACGGGGCAGTGGCGCTTGAGGAAGTCGAATCCGTGGTTGTCGTGCCGTGGCAGAATGTGAAGCGCGAAGAGATCGCTTTCGAGTCGATGCGTCGCGCCTTTGATCAGCTGAAGAGCGAACTCTCCTGA
- a CDS encoding RNA polymerase sigma factor, giving the protein MTDSAKFEAFMRSYQDMVFTSAVRLLGNHAEAQDIAQEVFLKAYDRFAQLRTSPTVGGWLKTVTRNLCLNHLTRYRKRWRVFSDMRRESSEEETRSYEETLPAPDHSDADERTAHQREILEAALAGLPEPQRVALVLYHYEDMPYQEIADRLKHSLSKVKTDIARGRETLRKRLETRRQELEIPS; this is encoded by the coding sequence ATGACCGACTCAGCCAAATTCGAAGCTTTCATGCGGAGCTATCAGGACATGGTCTTTACCAGCGCAGTGCGCCTGCTCGGGAATCACGCCGAAGCCCAGGACATCGCCCAGGAAGTCTTTTTGAAGGCCTACGACCGCTTCGCACAACTCAGGACGAGTCCGACCGTCGGAGGCTGGCTCAAGACCGTGACGAGGAATCTCTGCCTGAACCACCTGACGCGTTACCGCAAGAGATGGCGGGTATTTTCGGACATGCGGCGAGAGAGCTCCGAGGAAGAAACGCGGTCCTACGAAGAGACCCTGCCCGCCCCCGACCATTCCGATGCCGACGAACGCACCGCCCATCAACGGGAAATCCTGGAAGCCGCCCTGGCCGGGCTGCCCGAACCCCAAAGGGTGGCGCTCGTTCTCTATCACTACGAGGACATGCCCTACCAGGAAATCGCCGACCGCCTGAAACACTCTTTGAGCAAAGTGAAAACCGACATCGCCCGGGGACGAGAAACCCTGCGTAAGCGCCTGGAAACCCGCCGCCAAGAACTGGAGATCCCCTCGTGA
- a CDS encoding phytanoyl-CoA dioxygenase family protein, whose translation MLPPEKFAQFHQNGFVKGTRVLNEDLVDQLRSELDRVIRENDLPGERKAVHCKNLSGDDSAPVWQIVNIWEASDPFHDLIRHPTITEEIAQLTGASELRIWHDQIQYKPAARGGVNMWHQDAPLWPILTPMIQVTAWIALDEVDVDNGCMSMVPGSHLWGDHMNHLRTWKDYRADVPATFDGHQVEVRACPVAKGEVHYHHGLTWHGSHANTSGRPRRAIALHYMPGETRYVASGNHVMKQFVEVADGEPMSGKHFPKVWPR comes from the coding sequence ATGCTGCCTCCGGAAAAATTCGCCCAATTCCACCAGAACGGATTTGTCAAAGGCACCCGCGTCCTGAACGAGGACCTTGTCGACCAGCTCCGCTCAGAGCTCGACCGCGTGATTCGCGAAAACGACCTGCCCGGTGAACGAAAAGCGGTCCATTGCAAGAACCTCAGCGGGGATGACTCGGCCCCCGTCTGGCAGATCGTCAATATCTGGGAGGCGAGCGACCCCTTCCACGACCTGATCCGCCATCCCACCATCACGGAGGAGATCGCCCAGCTGACCGGGGCGTCCGAGCTGCGCATCTGGCATGACCAGATCCAGTACAAGCCGGCCGCCCGCGGAGGCGTCAATATGTGGCATCAGGACGCGCCTCTCTGGCCGATTCTGACCCCAATGATCCAGGTGACCGCCTGGATTGCCCTCGACGAAGTGGACGTCGACAACGGGTGCATGAGCATGGTGCCCGGATCCCACCTTTGGGGTGACCACATGAACCATCTGCGAACCTGGAAAGACTACCGCGCGGATGTTCCCGCCACCTTCGATGGACATCAGGTTGAGGTGCGGGCCTGTCCCGTGGCCAAAGGCGAGGTTCATTATCATCACGGCCTGACCTGGCATGGCTCCCACGCCAACACCAGCGGCCGGCCCCGCCGGGCCATCGCCCTGCACTACATGCCCGGAGAGACCCGCTACGTCGCCTCCGGGAATCATGTGATGAAACAATTCGTCGAGGTGGCCGACGGCGAGCCGATGAGCGGCAAGCACTTCCCCAAGGTCTGGCCACGCTAG